The proteins below are encoded in one region of Sulfolobus sp. A20:
- a CDS encoding ABC transporter ATP-binding protein has translation MNLMELNGVSVIFEDRSGIFKKKEFYALKDISLNIQENDLLIVLGESGAGKTTLGRVMVGLQKPTKGSLIYKGYNVWKNRRKIYATYRREVQLIPQDPYSTLPYNKTVEEILSAPIKRWMKLDKDKIRKRIFELLEMVKLTPQEEIINKFPHQLSGGQRQRINIARSLSLDPKLIIADEPVTMVDASLRLGILNILAEIKNRLNLSMVFITHDIPIARYFYHLVNKGKTVIMFAGRIVEEGDLEEILRDPLHPYTKDLIKITPSIENVISERRVIGENVKVDYTRVEVGCPYNLRCPFVMEMCRKNEPSLINTNANHKVSCYLYGKNN, from the coding sequence ATGAATCTAATGGAGCTTAATGGAGTTTCAGTAATCTTTGAAGATAGGTCAGGTATTTTTAAAAAGAAGGAATTCTACGCATTGAAAGATATTTCTTTAAATATTCAAGAGAATGATCTATTAATTGTTTTAGGTGAGAGCGGAGCTGGCAAGACGACATTAGGAAGAGTAATGGTAGGGTTGCAAAAACCTACTAAGGGTTCACTAATCTATAAGGGATATAATGTGTGGAAGAATAGGAGGAAAATTTATGCTACTTACAGAAGAGAAGTTCAATTAATTCCACAAGATCCGTATTCAACTCTTCCATATAATAAAACTGTAGAAGAGATCTTATCAGCTCCTATCAAGAGATGGATGAAATTAGATAAAGACAAGATTAGAAAAAGGATATTTGAATTGCTTGAAATGGTTAAACTAACTCCACAAGAGGAGATCATTAATAAGTTTCCTCATCAGTTATCAGGCGGACAGAGACAAAGAATTAATATTGCGAGGAGTTTGTCACTTGACCCTAAGTTGATTATTGCTGATGAACCAGTCACGATGGTAGATGCATCTTTAAGGTTGGGTATACTTAATATTTTAGCAGAGATAAAGAATAGATTAAATTTATCAATGGTTTTTATAACACATGATATACCTATAGCTAGATATTTTTATCATTTGGTTAATAAAGGCAAGACAGTAATAATGTTTGCCGGTAGAATAGTTGAAGAAGGAGATTTAGAGGAAATATTGAGAGACCCTCTTCATCCTTATACTAAGGATCTGATAAAGATAACTCCTAGCATCGAAAATGTAATATCTGAAAGAAGAGTAATCGGAGAAAACGTTAAGGTAGACTATACCAGAGTTGAGGTAGGTTGTCCTTATAATCTTAGATGCCCTTTTGTGATGGAAATGTGTAGGAAAAACGAACCTAGTTTAATAAATACTAATGCAAACCACAAGGTTTCTTGTTATCTTTACGGGAAAAACAATTAA
- a CDS encoding ABC transporter ATP-binding protein, whose protein sequence is MLLEVLNLSVVYSTNDKIIKAVNDVNFDLEKGEILGIIGESGSGKSTLAHAIIRAIKPPGKIVSGMILFNGTDLLSVSLEEFKKIMWKEISFVPQASQNALNPVINVYSSFKYIAESHGLKDESVMREKVNELIKSVGLDPKRVLSMYPFQLSGGMKQRIMIALSLLLDPKLIIMDEPTSALDMLNQELILRLIKEINRERQISIIFITHDILNVAQIADRLLVMYRGYVMEEGKAENIIKDPLNPYTKLLISSIPPVRGEIRPISIKEDASSLPISESCPFFSRCEYAFDRCKELPQLIGVKDRKVRCRLYESNGA, encoded by the coding sequence ATGTTATTAGAAGTTTTAAACTTGAGTGTAGTCTATTCAACAAACGATAAGATCATTAAAGCTGTAAATGATGTGAACTTTGATTTAGAAAAAGGCGAGATTTTAGGAATTATAGGTGAAAGTGGATCTGGTAAAAGCACTTTGGCTCATGCTATTATAAGGGCTATAAAACCTCCCGGTAAAATAGTTTCTGGTATGATACTCTTTAACGGAACAGACTTGTTATCGGTTAGCCTAGAGGAGTTTAAGAAGATAATGTGGAAGGAAATTTCATTTGTTCCTCAAGCTAGTCAAAATGCCCTTAATCCTGTTATAAACGTTTATAGTTCATTCAAATATATAGCTGAAAGCCATGGATTGAAGGATGAAAGTGTAATGAGGGAAAAGGTCAATGAGCTAATTAAATCAGTAGGACTAGATCCTAAAAGAGTGCTTTCTATGTATCCTTTTCAACTTTCTGGCGGGATGAAGCAGAGAATTATGATTGCTTTAAGTTTACTTCTAGACCCGAAGCTCATAATAATGGATGAGCCGACGAGTGCATTAGACATGCTTAATCAAGAATTAATTCTTAGGCTAATTAAAGAGATAAATAGAGAGAGACAAATTAGCATAATTTTCATTACTCATGATATATTAAACGTAGCTCAAATAGCTGATAGGTTATTAGTTATGTACAGAGGTTATGTTATGGAGGAGGGGAAGGCTGAAAATATCATTAAAGATCCTTTGAATCCTTATACAAAACTGCTTATATCATCAATACCTCCCGTGAGAGGAGAAATAAGACCAATAAGTATCAAAGAGGATGCTAGTAGTCTTCCAATAAGTGAGAGTTGTCCATTTTTTAGCAGGTGTGAATATGCCTTCGATAGATGTAAGGAATTGCCTCAGCTTATAGGGGTTAAAGATAGAAAGGTTAGGTGTAGGTTATATGAATCTAATGGAGCTTAA
- a CDS encoding ABC transporter permease — MMRNKFLEYLYLMWENRKSRVGLIITVFYILIAAIGQEVFPKTYSLQASSQTIFMPPQLSNFYLIFGTGPFAESILIQLIQGAKSVVEVSFLAGLFATLIGIAVGITAGYLGGIIDNILMGITDIVLTLPSIILTVIIASAFRTSNPFFLALILSVTSWAGLARSVRSQVLVVRSSPATELLKVLGLTRRYIIFREIVPSLGSYIAIHYIFNVESAVYSEVGLYYLGVLPYNPNNWGAMIQQALSYGAALGGKAIFYFFFPTLAIIGFMSGLILLSYGIDEIANPRIRTY, encoded by the coding sequence ATTATGAGGAACAAATTTCTGGAATATTTGTATCTAATGTGGGAAAATAGGAAATCGAGAGTTGGATTAATAATAACCGTTTTCTATATTTTAATTGCTGCTATAGGACAAGAAGTGTTTCCCAAAACTTACTCATTGCAAGCTAGCTCTCAGACCATATTTATGCCTCCGCAACTTTCAAACTTTTACCTAATTTTTGGCACTGGACCTTTTGCGGAAAGTATATTAATACAACTCATACAAGGAGCTAAATCGGTAGTCGAAGTAAGCTTCTTGGCTGGTCTCTTCGCGACCTTAATAGGAATAGCTGTGGGAATAACCGCAGGATATCTTGGAGGTATAATAGATAATATTCTAATGGGAATAACTGACATTGTATTAACCTTACCTAGTATAATACTAACCGTAATAATAGCTAGTGCATTCAGAACAAGCAATCCCTTCTTCCTCGCTCTCATACTAAGCGTTACCAGTTGGGCTGGTCTAGCTAGGTCAGTAAGATCGCAAGTACTAGTCGTGAGAAGTTCACCGGCAACTGAGTTACTGAAGGTGTTGGGATTAACTAGAAGGTATATAATTTTCAGAGAAATAGTACCGTCCTTAGGTTCTTACATTGCAATACATTATATATTTAATGTTGAATCAGCTGTATACTCTGAGGTTGGTCTATATTACCTAGGCGTCCTACCATATAATCCAAATAATTGGGGTGCTATGATACAACAAGCCCTTTCTTATGGAGCTGCATTAGGTGGAAAAGCCATATTCTACTTCTTCTTCCCAACTTTAGCAATAATAGGTTTCATGTCAGGTCTTATACTACTAAGTTACGGAATAGATGAGATTGCAAACCCTAGAATTAGAACCTATTAA
- a CDS encoding ABC transporter substrate-binding protein, translated as MKKELISEIGILFSIFVVLISLSGTLAMSQTSAFPSTLTLSFYNSNIEAYSSFATYNPNIFAGGLGGNTYGLLYAYSAIVNVTNSQMIPGLVVSWNFSPSNWQQVWTTQPINVTLVIRNDTGWSNGQPVTAYDILADCLVLDMFGAPPFPNYTVINNYTIVETWPKDTLSPILYTCTLINTAGLGSVALIIPYSVWKPIVNQILGNWTKIQNTSNMKLAKQIINNIRTEIKNFRPNPTTYPYSGPFYLAQLSSSEIVLDKNPYYFDAKYIPFNQVILYQYGQSDLATAAITSGQVSLDWAGFTGLSPTQLESLPTTLELIKIPQPFGWALAYNLKDQWLRYYQVRAAIAYILNRSAIAAVGGPLTAPVSIPNAIPNESYYSFLMSPQYLSSLNPYNVNFTKAAQLLESVGLYQKNGQWYYPNGTPFTLVIGAGAPPPQALAMMEEIQKELEAFGISVQLNIYSVVSQWHQAWQNGTGYDLWFENWGSSYSPETAPWSLVLSYFGGYPWNVTQWDENLTLPNGTVIDFYKLLQETESPNTTQQLIQANQELSYYMNQYLLPVLPLVEVDNYVIVNPSLLLDAPPANSWIWQESEYGIGGTAMLQALIDYWYVPLYKSTIVTTTSVATTTATTTATVATTATATTTSVATSTVTTTVPTTSTVTVTKAVSNTLAIIAAIIVVIIVIIIAVVVLLTRRR; from the coding sequence ATGAAAAAAGAGTTAATATCAGAAATAGGTATATTGTTTTCAATTTTCGTAGTCTTAATTTCTTTAAGCGGTACACTAGCTATGTCTCAGACTTCAGCTTTCCCATCAACGCTAACGCTATCCTTTTATAACTCAAACATCGAAGCATACTCATCTTTTGCTACTTATAATCCAAACATATTTGCAGGAGGATTAGGTGGCAATACCTACGGTCTTCTGTACGCGTATTCTGCCATTGTGAACGTTACAAATTCCCAGATGATACCAGGATTAGTAGTATCTTGGAACTTTTCTCCATCCAATTGGCAACAAGTATGGACTACACAGCCTATAAATGTAACACTGGTTATTAGAAATGATACTGGCTGGAGTAATGGCCAGCCAGTAACTGCATATGACATATTAGCTGACTGTTTAGTGTTAGACATGTTCGGAGCCCCTCCTTTCCCTAATTATACTGTAATAAATAATTATACTATAGTTGAGACTTGGCCTAAAGATACGTTATCACCAATTTTATATACTTGTACATTAATAAATACGGCTGGACTGGGTTCTGTAGCACTGATTATACCTTATTCTGTTTGGAAACCAATAGTCAATCAGATATTAGGTAACTGGACTAAAATACAGAATACCAGTAACATGAAGTTGGCTAAACAAATAATAAATAACATTAGAACGGAAATAAAGAATTTCAGACCTAATCCCACAACGTATCCCTATAGTGGTCCGTTTTACCTTGCACAGTTATCTTCAAGTGAGATTGTACTTGATAAGAATCCTTATTATTTTGACGCTAAGTATATACCATTTAATCAAGTCATACTATATCAGTATGGACAATCGGATTTAGCTACAGCAGCGATAACAAGCGGGCAAGTATCCTTAGACTGGGCCGGATTTACTGGGCTATCTCCAACACAATTAGAATCTTTGCCTACAACTCTAGAGCTGATCAAGATACCACAGCCTTTTGGATGGGCACTAGCTTACAATTTGAAAGATCAATGGTTAAGGTATTATCAAGTTAGGGCTGCTATCGCATATATACTAAATAGGAGTGCTATTGCAGCTGTAGGCGGTCCGCTAACAGCTCCAGTGTCAATTCCTAACGCAATTCCGAATGAGAGCTACTATTCATTTTTAATGTCTCCTCAGTATTTGTCTTCACTTAATCCTTATAATGTTAATTTCACTAAGGCAGCTCAATTACTAGAGAGTGTAGGCTTATATCAGAAGAATGGTCAATGGTATTATCCTAACGGTACTCCATTTACTCTTGTTATAGGTGCTGGGGCTCCTCCACCTCAAGCGTTAGCTATGATGGAGGAAATTCAGAAGGAATTAGAAGCTTTTGGTATTAGTGTACAATTAAACATTTACTCGGTAGTAAGTCAGTGGCATCAAGCATGGCAGAATGGTACAGGTTATGATCTATGGTTTGAGAACTGGGGAAGCTCCTATTCCCCAGAAACTGCTCCATGGAGTCTAGTTCTGTCGTATTTTGGTGGATATCCATGGAATGTTACACAGTGGGATGAAAACTTAACTCTACCTAACGGTACCGTAATAGATTTCTATAAACTTCTTCAAGAGACTGAATCTCCTAATACAACTCAACAATTGATACAAGCTAATCAAGAGTTATCCTATTACATGAATCAGTACTTATTACCGGTATTACCATTAGTAGAGGTTGATAATTATGTAATTGTCAACCCATCCTTGTTATTAGATGCCCCTCCAGCTAATTCATGGATATGGCAGGAGTCAGAATATGGGATAGGGGGTACGGCAATGTTACAAGCTCTCATAGACTACTGGTATGTTCCGCTTTATAAGAGTACTATCGTTACTACAACTTCTGTAGCTACTACGACTGCAACTACTACAGCAACTGTAGCCACTACAGCAACTGCAACTACTACTTCTGTAGCCACGTCTACTGTTACTACAACAGTGCCAACAACTAGCACTGTAACAGTAACTAAAGCTGTTTCAAACACGCTTGCAATAATAGCTGCTATCATAGTGGTTATTATAGTGATAATTATAGCAGTAGTAGTTTTGCTAACAAGAAGAAGGTAA
- a CDS encoding ABC transporter permease, producing the protein MNYKWLIRRIASVIIAVFVTVVISWALLEYSPYSPANYIMQFINPQDFAQKPGLYASLVQYLNTLRPHGNPFINAVNYIGNILHGNLGVSIVTDVPVAEIIAQALPWTLFIVTTSIIISFFVGIRLGQKLAYIRGSKTDSTSTVSLSILRAVPVYVYAALLVFVLGFIYHVFPTGGAYSIKVTPGLNLPFIINVLYHAFLPIVTLTLVNLVGWILHMRANTISVLGEDFVNFAEISGVKKNIIESKYIGKNAILPLYTSLIIAIGFSFGGSLFVEQTFSYPGVGNLLITAITSNDYPTEMGVFIILIVAVIVGNLIADLTYSFLDPRVKVGEE; encoded by the coding sequence ATGAATTATAAATGGTTGATTAGAAGAATTGCCTCAGTGATTATTGCAGTATTTGTAACGGTAGTCATAAGTTGGGCTCTGTTAGAGTATTCTCCGTATTCTCCAGCCAACTACATCATGCAATTCATAAACCCTCAAGATTTCGCCCAAAAACCTGGGCTTTATGCATCACTAGTTCAATATCTAAATACGCTAAGACCTCACGGAAACCCTTTTATCAACGCAGTGAATTACATTGGCAATATTCTTCATGGAAATCTTGGTGTATCGATAGTAACTGATGTACCGGTGGCAGAGATAATCGCGCAAGCCCTCCCTTGGACCTTATTTATCGTAACCACCTCAATAATAATAAGTTTCTTCGTAGGGATAAGATTAGGTCAGAAGTTAGCCTATATTAGAGGAAGTAAAACGGACTCAACTTCTACCGTATCTTTATCCATTCTTAGGGCTGTACCGGTTTACGTATATGCTGCCCTTCTTGTGTTTGTATTGGGCTTCATTTACCACGTTTTTCCTACAGGAGGGGCCTATAGTATTAAAGTAACACCGGGGTTAAACTTGCCATTTATTATCAACGTGTTATATCATGCTTTTCTTCCGATAGTTACCCTAACTTTAGTTAATCTAGTAGGTTGGATATTACATATGAGGGCTAATACTATAAGCGTATTAGGTGAAGATTTCGTAAATTTTGCTGAGATTTCTGGAGTGAAGAAAAATATAATCGAAAGCAAATATATTGGTAAAAACGCAATATTACCCCTTTACACTAGTCTAATAATAGCCATAGGATTCTCATTCGGTGGATCCTTATTTGTTGAACAAACCTTTTCTTATCCTGGAGTGGGCAACTTATTGATAACAGCAATAACGTCAAATGATTATCCAACCGAGATGGGAGTTTTTATCATCCTAATTGTAGCAGTAATTGTTGGAAATCTAATAGCAGATCTTACTTACTCGTTCTTAGATCCTAGAGTTAAGGTGGGTGAGGAATGA
- a CDS encoding mandelate racemase/muconate lactonizing enzyme family protein produces the protein MTKISEIEAYIIGREVTSAQWASLMVLVKLTTTDGRVGWGETVSALRAEAVSSFVKKINKVLKGKDVFDIEKNRFEWYKHDFNHTISLESVTALSAVDIASWDVIGREFGSPIYKLFGGLFRDKVQVYANGWYENCVTPDDFYNRAKEVVKMGYRALKFDPFGDYFDNIDEKGLREAEERVKAVRDAVGEEVEILIEHHGRFNANSAIKIAKRLEKYNPGFMEEPVHPEDIQGLKKYRKNTNLKIALGERIINKHQALIFLKEELVDYLQIDLYRIGGITEAKKVVGVAEIFDVQMAFHNAQGPILNAATLQLDASIPNLYIQESFYDWFPKWKRELIFDGTPIKDGYAIVPNKPGIGVDVNEKLVEELKVKGEEYFNPNEPVWVVKGTWRGFSKDSIT, from the coding sequence ATGACGAAGATATCTGAAATCGAGGCTTATATTATAGGAAGAGAAGTTACTAGTGCCCAATGGGCTTCATTAATGGTATTAGTAAAACTCACTACTACCGACGGAAGAGTTGGCTGGGGAGAGACTGTAAGTGCTTTAAGAGCTGAAGCTGTTTCAAGCTTCGTGAAGAAAATAAATAAGGTGCTTAAAGGTAAAGATGTTTTTGATATCGAGAAAAACAGATTCGAGTGGTATAAACACGACTTTAATCATACCATTTCTCTTGAGTCTGTTACTGCTTTGAGTGCTGTTGATATTGCTTCTTGGGATGTTATTGGTAGGGAGTTTGGTTCTCCTATTTATAAGTTGTTTGGTGGTTTGTTTAGGGATAAGGTTCAAGTTTACGCTAATGGTTGGTATGAGAATTGTGTTACTCCAGATGATTTTTATAATAGGGCTAAGGAAGTGGTTAAGATGGGTTATAGGGCTTTAAAATTTGACCCCTTTGGAGACTACTTCGACAATATTGATGAGAAAGGTTTAAGGGAAGCTGAGGAGAGGGTAAAAGCAGTGAGGGATGCAGTAGGAGAAGAGGTAGAAATACTAATAGAACACCACGGAAGATTCAACGCAAACTCAGCAATAAAAATAGCAAAAAGACTAGAAAAATACAACCCAGGGTTCATGGAAGAACCAGTACACCCAGAAGACATACAAGGACTAAAAAAATACAGAAAAAACACAAACCTAAAAATAGCACTAGGAGAAAGAATAATAAATAAGCATCAAGCCTTAATATTCTTAAAAGAAGAGCTGGTAGATTACCTTCAGATTGACCTATATAGAATTGGTGGAATTACTGAGGCTAAGAAAGTTGTAGGAGTAGCTGAAATTTTCGACGTTCAGATGGCTTTTCATAACGCACAAGGACCTATATTAAATGCAGCAACACTTCAACTAGACGCATCAATACCTAATCTGTACATTCAGGAGTCGTTTTATGACTGGTTTCCTAAGTGGAAAAGGGAGCTAATCTTTGATGGTACTCCAATAAAGGATGGATATGCTATTGTACCTAATAAGCCTGGAATAGGTGTAGATGTAAATGAGAAATTAGTAGAGGAGCTAAAGGTTAAAGGGGAAGAGTACTTTAACCCAAATGAGCCTGTTTGGGTAGTTAAGGGAACGTGGAGAGGATTCTCAAAGGATTCTATAACATAG
- a CDS encoding DUF1404 domain-containing protein, protein MISLIKDKKLSLKPLILPMILLVIAFNPYVESLEFKSPAIYMISHYLVYFSGIYIGYNYFRGGIPSLIIGLIPAIIWHVPYFFSLGAAFILYRAVLEITLFLGGLLAGSSIRYIRFSLRISLFALWMLGDSALAIIFIVSDPIYSNAEYSFSPYPPSSLPLAGIAMFIAMNVFLAYVLSKYIKSLVG, encoded by the coding sequence ATGATAAGCCTGATTAAAGATAAGAAGTTATCCCTTAAACCTCTAATATTACCAATGATACTACTCGTAATCGCCTTTAATCCCTATGTTGAAAGTTTAGAATTTAAGAGCCCAGCAATTTACATGATTTCACATTACTTAGTGTATTTTTCAGGGATTTATATAGGTTATAACTATTTCAGAGGAGGTATACCTAGCCTTATTATAGGACTAATACCCGCTATAATATGGCATGTCCCATATTTCTTTTCTTTAGGAGCCGCTTTCATACTTTATAGGGCTGTTTTAGAAATAACATTGTTTCTAGGTGGACTTTTAGCTGGTTCTTCTATTAGATACATAAGGTTCTCACTAAGGATTTCACTATTTGCCCTCTGGATGTTAGGAGATAGTGCTCTAGCTATAATATTCATAGTTTCTGATCCTATATACTCTAACGCAGAGTATAGCTTCTCTCCTTATCCACCGTCATCTTTGCCTTTAGCAGGAATTGCTATGTTTATCGCTATGAATGTATTCCTTGCGTATGTTTTGTCTAAATATATAAAAAGTTTAGTAGGGTAA